The following are from one region of the Francisella opportunistica genome:
- a CDS encoding IS5 family transposase has protein sequence MEYYISETNWSTILTFLTAQKGLHTKDVVKLRRFIEAVFYILKTGAQWKYLHKDYGNSRAIHKRYKYWADKGVWNNLMTYVSDIDSQQFMIDSLSVKAHACASGYEINGNEINALGRSVGGLTTKIHTLTDALGNPVRFIITAGNVHDIVPSKQLLEGITNAYILADKAYFSEGNIKFLEENKNKPVIPARENYTKGHNVDWHIYKERHLIENFFSKIKHFRRIFSRFDKTCSAFLGFIALASTFIWLR, from the coding sequence ATGGAATATTACATATCAGAAACAAATTGGTCAACTATTTTAACTTTTCTAACAGCTCAAAAAGGATTGCATACAAAAGATGTAGTTAAGCTTAGAAGATTCATAGAAGCAGTATTTTATATTTTAAAAACAGGAGCTCAGTGGAAATATCTTCACAAGGATTATGGTAATAGTAGAGCCATCCATAAGCGTTATAAATACTGGGCTGACAAAGGTGTTTGGAATAATCTAATGACTTATGTTTCAGACATTGATTCACAACAGTTCATGATAGATTCACTATCTGTTAAAGCACATGCGTGTGCTAGTGGTTATGAGATAAATGGTAATGAAATCAATGCTTTGGGTAGAAGTGTGGGTGGCTTAACAACAAAGATTCATACTCTTACAGATGCTTTAGGAAATCCCGTTAGATTTATAATAACTGCTGGTAATGTCCATGATATTGTACCCTCAAAACAACTCTTAGAAGGAATAACAAATGCTTATATTCTTGCTGATAAGGCATATTTCTCTGAAGGAAATATAAAATTCCTTGAGGAAAATAAAAATAAACCAGTCATTCCTGCTAGAGAAAACTATACCAAAGGCCATAATGTTGACTGGCATATTTATAAGGAAAGACATTTGATAGAGAACTTTTTCTCTAAAATTAAGCATTTTAGAAGGATTTTCTCTAGATTTGATAAGACTTGTTCTGCTTTTCTCGGCTTTATAGCATTAGCAAGCACCTTTATTTGGCTTAGATGA
- a CDS encoding ABC transporter permease produces the protein MKYFDINRYYAIFLKEVIHMLRDKVTIGLVIGIPLIQLILFGFAINMNPKHLNTALVNGDRTLQTNYLIEKINNTNYFNIKYQNLSRDEAITLMRKGKVQFIIDIPPNFTKQVYRGESPDILIIADGANATSNAAALDVINKVKSIYSRYFSDRSSDQQKQLFNFIIHNKYNPESKTQNNIVPALAGVILTMTMVMVTSLTITREKEYGTMESLLATPVTSLEIIFGKITPYIVVGYIQLLLIIIFAKVIFGITIVGSILLLLIATFPFIITNLLVGITFSTIADTQLQAMQMTFFFFLPSILLSGFMFPFDGMPQWAQVVGNILPLTHYLNIVREILLKGGGFFDILNSVYPLLIFMFVVSIICLKKYKNTI, from the coding sequence ATGAAGTATTTTGATATTAATAGATATTATGCGATTTTTCTTAAAGAAGTTATCCATATGCTTAGGGATAAAGTTACTATTGGTCTTGTAATAGGCATACCTTTGATTCAATTGATACTTTTTGGTTTTGCTATTAATATGAATCCAAAGCATTTGAATACAGCCTTAGTTAATGGCGATAGAACTCTACAAACAAATTATTTAATAGAGAAAATCAACAATACTAATTATTTCAATATTAAATATCAAAACCTCTCAAGAGATGAAGCTATAACTTTAATGCGTAAAGGTAAGGTACAGTTTATAATAGATATTCCTCCAAATTTCACTAAGCAAGTTTATCGTGGCGAATCTCCAGATATTTTGATAATAGCTGATGGTGCAAATGCAACTTCAAATGCTGCAGCTTTAGATGTTATTAATAAAGTTAAGAGTATTTATAGTCGCTATTTTTCTGACAGATCTTCAGATCAACAAAAGCAGCTTTTTAATTTTATAATCCATAATAAATACAATCCAGAAAGTAAAACTCAAAATAATATTGTGCCAGCTTTAGCTGGAGTAATCTTAACGATGACAATGGTAATGGTTACTTCTTTAACTATTACTCGAGAGAAAGAGTATGGTACTATGGAATCTTTGCTTGCAACACCTGTAACCTCTCTGGAAATTATCTTTGGTAAGATAACCCCATATATTGTTGTTGGCTATATTCAGCTATTATTGATTATTATTTTTGCTAAAGTAATATTTGGTATAACTATTGTAGGTAGTATTCTATTATTACTTATTGCAACATTTCCTTTTATTATTACTAATCTTTTAGTTGGTATAACTTTCTCAACTATTGCTGATACTCAGCTACAAGCAATGCAAATGACATTTTTCTTCTTCTTGCCATCGATATTATTATCTGGATTTATGTTTCCTTTTGATGGTATGCCACAATGGGCTCAAGTTGTAGGAAATATCTTACCATTGACTCATTACCTTAATATTGTCCGAGAAATACTATTAAAAGGTGGAGGTTTTTTTGATATTTTAAATAGTGTTTACCCTCTTTTAATTTTTATGTTTGTCGTGTCGATTATTTGCTTGAAAAAATATAAAAATACAATTTAG
- a CDS encoding HlyD family secretion protein translates to MFIKLKVIATLTIVAVIILGLTYYIFRSHPKIIPGYINTDIRYISAEESGRLLSLKVNEGEPIKKGQALFLIDSSKNQTLLKSNNFLYHASEAVVANMSKGKRQPYIEKTAIDISSAKANLAVATKEYQRQKLLLKDDSTSRKQFEQAKSNYIQANNQVETLKVMQIINNLPARDDLRAAVNFISMFINSNSEYLQQKINSADVKALEDGYVYQIFYHKGEEVRAYSPVMTVINPKDVYIVFYLSKDDLSKIHLGEKINFETASGKSSEAKVSYISQKAEYTPPLLYGINSDSEISFEVHARVEYSPNNSAIYIGEPIKVKL, encoded by the coding sequence ATGTTTATAAAACTAAAGGTTATAGCCACATTAACTATTGTAGCAGTTATTATCTTAGGGTTAACCTATTATATTTTTAGATCGCATCCTAAAATTATTCCTGGTTATATTAATACAGATATTAGGTATATATCCGCAGAAGAAAGTGGTAGGCTTCTAAGTTTAAAAGTCAACGAAGGAGAGCCTATTAAAAAGGGTCAAGCTTTATTTTTAATCGATTCATCAAAGAATCAAACTTTATTAAAGTCAAATAATTTTTTATATCATGCTTCTGAGGCAGTAGTGGCGAATATGTCAAAAGGTAAAAGACAGCCATATATAGAAAAGACAGCTATTGATATATCTAGTGCTAAAGCAAATTTAGCTGTTGCGACTAAAGAATATCAGCGTCAAAAACTATTGTTAAAAGATGATAGTACTTCTCGTAAACAATTTGAACAAGCAAAGAGTAACTATATTCAAGCAAACAACCAAGTCGAAACACTTAAAGTAATGCAAATTATAAATAATTTACCTGCACGTGATGATTTGCGTGCAGCAGTTAATTTCATATCTATGTTCATAAACAGTAATTCTGAGTATTTGCAACAAAAAATTAATTCAGCTGATGTTAAGGCTCTAGAAGATGGCTATGTTTATCAGATCTTTTATCATAAAGGTGAAGAAGTCAGAGCATATAGTCCAGTTATGACAGTTATAAATCCTAAAGATGTTTATATTGTTTTTTATTTATCAAAAGATGATCTATCAAAAATACATCTTGGAGAGAAAATTAATTTTGAGACTGCTAGTGGCAAGAGTTCAGAGGCTAAAGTTAGCTATATTTCACAAAAAGCTGAATACACACCACCATTGTTATATGGAATAAATTCTGACTCGGAGATTTCTTTTGAAGTACATGCTAGAGTTGAGTATTCACCTAATAATTCTGCAATTTATATTGGGGAGCCTATTAAGGTGAAATTGTAA
- the cydD gene encoding heme ABC transporter permease/ATP-binding protein CydD, producing MLSDASKEDKKVARKWLKQISSPAKRWIKLTVLIAFLSGLLLIGQLYLLAHISYDAYLQNSTLSQLSIYFVLIILIVLIRASLSWIREIVSYKAATIVKKQIREDILAHVNQLGPIELNKTSNANIITSAMEQVEGLTGFLTKFLPQTTLSWLLPLAVLAFIFPQSIVCGILLLICAPLIPLFMVLVGLGAESESQKHFKSLARMSLTFLDTLKGLTTLKLFDKSKSHNQTIFLASDNYRIRTMKVLKIAFLSSAILELFAAASIALVAIYLGMGFINTGAGNDIWWSLDNITLQGGLFILLLAPEFFMPLRELSTHYHAKAEAVGAALEIAKIFEMPPSHQARDKIFTDKINNIKIKNLTVKYAKKIALDNISLEIKDKEKIAIVGASGAGKTTLINTLLGFIKYQGSILINDNNELKDLEEKSWLRNISWLGQNSSLFKGSIKDNLLLANNNTSDEEITAAITNADLKEFIESLNNGLATEIGEQNIGLSGGQAQRLALARAYLKPHNFLILDEPTASLDKNSEEKIIESLKANWHNKIVIMLTHKLSFLEYVDRIIVLADGKIIEIGTFKELISTQNSEFYNFYRNEVTA from the coding sequence ATGCTTTCAGACGCTTCAAAAGAAGATAAAAAAGTAGCTAGAAAATGGCTTAAACAAATCTCATCTCCTGCTAAAAGATGGATTAAGCTAACTGTATTGATAGCTTTTTTAAGTGGCTTACTATTAATCGGGCAATTATATTTATTAGCTCATATATCCTATGATGCATATCTACAAAATTCGACACTAAGCCAACTTAGTATTTATTTTGTTCTAATTATCCTTATAGTCTTAATTAGAGCTAGTCTCAGTTGGATTAGAGAGATCGTAAGTTATAAAGCGGCTACAATAGTTAAGAAACAAATTCGTGAAGATATCTTGGCTCATGTAAATCAACTCGGTCCAATTGAGTTAAATAAAACCTCTAATGCAAATATAATTACAAGCGCAATGGAACAAGTTGAAGGACTAACTGGTTTCTTAACAAAATTCCTACCACAAACAACTTTATCATGGCTATTACCTTTAGCAGTTTTAGCATTTATATTCCCTCAAAGTATTGTCTGTGGAATTCTTTTGCTGATATGCGCACCACTTATTCCGCTGTTTATGGTACTAGTTGGTTTAGGTGCTGAATCTGAGAGCCAAAAGCATTTCAAGTCACTTGCTAGAATGAGCCTAACTTTTTTAGATACGCTCAAAGGTCTAACTACACTTAAGCTTTTTGATAAAAGTAAAAGCCATAATCAAACTATTTTTCTAGCTTCTGATAATTATAGAATTAGAACTATGAAGGTACTTAAAATTGCTTTTTTATCATCAGCAATTTTAGAACTTTTTGCCGCGGCTTCTATCGCATTGGTAGCAATATATCTTGGCATGGGCTTTATAAATACAGGCGCAGGCAATGATATCTGGTGGTCACTGGATAATATTACTTTGCAGGGCGGTTTATTTATACTACTACTTGCTCCAGAATTTTTTATGCCATTGCGTGAACTTAGCACACATTATCACGCAAAAGCTGAAGCTGTTGGCGCTGCTCTAGAGATTGCCAAGATATTTGAAATGCCACCTTCTCATCAGGCTAGAGATAAAATATTTACTGATAAAATCAATAATATCAAAATTAAAAATTTAACTGTCAAATATGCCAAAAAGATAGCTCTTGATAATATTTCTCTAGAAATCAAGGATAAAGAAAAAATAGCTATAGTTGGCGCTAGTGGCGCTGGTAAAACAACGCTAATAAACACTCTACTTGGTTTTATAAAATATCAAGGCAGTATTCTAATTAACGACAATAACGAATTAAAGGATCTCGAAGAAAAATCTTGGCTAAGAAACATCTCTTGGTTGGGACAAAACTCCTCGCTATTTAAAGGATCTATAAAAGATAACTTATTGTTAGCAAACAATAACACTAGTGATGAAGAAATTACCGCAGCTATCACAAATGCTGATCTTAAAGAGTTTATTGAATCTTTAAACAATGGTTTAGCTACAGAAATTGGTGAGCAAAATATCGGTTTATCAGGTGGTCAAGCACAAAGATTAGCTCTAGCTCGAGCGTATCTCAAGCCACATAATTTTCTTATCCTTGATGAGCCTACAGCAAGTCTTGATAAAAATAGTGAAGAAAAAATTATCGAATCTCTTAAAGCAAACTGGCACAATAAAATTGTTATCATGTTAACTCATAAACTAAGCTTTTTAGAGTATGTCGATAGAATTATAGTTTTAGCAGATGGAAAAATAATTGAAATAGGAACATTTAAAGAACTAATTAGTACTCAAAATAGTGAATTCTATAATTTCTATAGAAACGAGGTAACAGCATGA
- a CDS encoding glycerophosphodiester phosphodiesterase, translating into MFKRITATALTLCSISIATADVINIYAHRGYRPIAPENTLPAYTEAMRIGVDVIDMDVNMTKDKVLVVTHDLTLNPDLTKDEKGNWITEKTPIKDLTLAQLKKYTVGYLKPGSATAKMYPDHIGMDNVHIPTLEEVINYVKANVGSRIRLQIEIKTNPYDPKESWTAQEMAEALNKVLVKTGMTDNVEVQSFEWQALVDLQKLNPKVKTAYLTDRTTEPMNAEQAKQMTDYQKWTAPLDPKDYNYNYPLMVHKLGGTFWEPYEKDLTKKDLDEAHKLGVKVVTWGWTEAEGTDFNYKIANKLIDWKVDGIITDRPDILRGLEAAKGLDLPPAYPNVPFPKNIKKILKKISCLKA; encoded by the coding sequence ATGTTCAAAAGAATTACTGCTACTGCCCTTACTCTTTGTAGTATTAGTATAGCTACTGCTGATGTTATTAATATATACGCACATAGAGGATATAGACCTATTGCTCCAGAAAACACTCTACCTGCTTACACTGAAGCTATGCGTATTGGTGTAGATGTTATTGATATGGATGTAAATATGACCAAAGATAAAGTTTTGGTTGTAACACATGATTTGACACTAAATCCTGACCTGACAAAAGATGAGAAAGGTAACTGGATAACAGAAAAAACTCCAATTAAAGACCTCACTTTAGCACAGCTAAAAAAATATACTGTTGGTTACCTAAAACCAGGCTCTGCAACCGCAAAGATGTACCCTGATCATATTGGCATGGATAATGTTCATATACCAACACTAGAAGAAGTTATTAATTATGTTAAAGCAAATGTTGGTAGCAGAATTCGCCTACAAATAGAAATAAAAACTAATCCTTACGACCCTAAAGAAAGTTGGACAGCTCAAGAAATGGCTGAAGCGTTAAATAAAGTTTTAGTCAAAACTGGGATGACTGATAATGTTGAGGTCCAATCTTTTGAATGGCAAGCTTTGGTAGATCTACAAAAACTAAACCCAAAAGTTAAAACAGCATATCTAACAGATCGAACTACAGAACCAATGAATGCTGAACAAGCAAAACAAATGACTGACTACCAAAAATGGACAGCTCCTCTTGATCCTAAAGATTATAATTATAATTACCCACTGATGGTACATAAACTAGGTGGCACCTTCTGGGAGCCTTATGAAAAAGACTTAACAAAAAAAGACCTTGATGAAGCTCATAAATTAGGTGTCAAAGTTGTAACATGGGGATGGACTGAAGCTGAAGGAACTGACTTTAACTATAAAATTGCCAATAAATTAATTGATTGGAAAGTTGATGGTATTATAACTGATAGACCTGATATTCTAAGAGGACTAGAAGCCGCAAAAGGATTAGATTTACCACCTGCATATCCGAATGTACCATTTCCTAAAAATATTAAAAAAATTCTCAAAAAAATCTCTTGTTTGAAAGCTTAA
- the cydC gene encoding heme ABC transporter ATP-binding protein/permease CydC → MRNLIPFIKLFKNQTQWMLLGTLLAWSAILMGIGLMSLSGWFISYTGYLATTTYAIATSFNYFYPSAGVRSFSLGRILSRYGERILTHEATFRIITDIRVWFYKKLEPLAPSHLYKYKSGDLLTRLVNDIGALDNLYIRIISPTIVFILASITIALLFSFFSFRLALLTFLSLLVIGFIIPLISSFMAMKKTQDLNHTSAELKTNITEHVNSLAELKIFDLEGKHFENIKQQNSKLLKQEEKISIISGFGSALMTLALGLTVVMITIFAVKLTQNGYISGAFIALIFLAIMAMFESIMPLPLAYQYLGKTFSASKRILNITDAKADVEYPANSNIQLDNYNINFNRVDFGYNSEQTVLKDFYLEIKQNEKVALFAPTGKGKSTIINLLARFWDVNGGEITIGDRNIKEFNEDQLRNLMTVINQSPHIFNTTIRENLKIAKVDASEEELLEALEKVKLRKHLESLPKGLDTWTGELGRQLSGGQQKRLALARAFLQHKPILILDEPTEGLDKETERIVFENLIELMHNKTVIFITHNAKLLDKFDRVIKL, encoded by the coding sequence ATGAGAAATTTAATCCCTTTTATAAAGCTGTTCAAAAATCAAACTCAATGGATGCTTTTAGGTACTCTACTTGCCTGGTCAGCGATACTTATGGGAATTGGACTAATGTCATTATCTGGCTGGTTTATCTCATATACTGGATATTTAGCAACAACTACTTATGCTATAGCTACTTCATTTAATTATTTTTATCCTTCTGCTGGAGTACGCTCTTTTTCTCTTGGTAGAATTCTAAGTAGATATGGTGAAAGAATACTAACACATGAGGCAACTTTTAGAATAATTACAGATATTCGTGTTTGGTTCTACAAAAAGCTTGAACCTCTTGCACCCTCTCACTTATACAAATACAAAAGTGGTGATTTACTTACACGTCTAGTTAATGATATTGGTGCTTTAGATAATCTATATATTCGTATAATCTCTCCAACAATTGTATTTATCTTAGCTAGTATCACTATAGCTTTGCTGTTTAGTTTTTTTAGTTTTAGGTTGGCTTTATTAACATTCTTATCTTTACTAGTAATAGGTTTTATTATACCTTTGATTAGTAGCTTTATGGCGATGAAAAAAACTCAAGATCTTAATCATACTAGTGCTGAACTAAAAACTAACATTACAGAACATGTAAACTCTCTAGCTGAACTAAAAATCTTTGATTTAGAAGGTAAGCATTTTGAGAACATAAAACAACAAAACTCTAAATTATTAAAGCAAGAAGAAAAAATTAGTATTATTAGTGGCTTTGGTAGTGCACTAATGACTTTAGCGCTAGGTTTAACTGTTGTTATGATTACAATCTTTGCAGTTAAACTAACTCAAAATGGCTATATTAGTGGTGCATTTATAGCGTTAATATTCCTTGCAATAATGGCAATGTTTGAATCAATTATGCCATTACCATTAGCATATCAATATCTTGGTAAAACATTTTCTGCTTCAAAACGAATATTAAATATTACAGATGCTAAAGCAGATGTCGAATATCCAGCAAATTCTAATATTCAGCTAGATAACTATAATATTAATTTTAATAGAGTTGATTTTGGATATAACTCAGAGCAAACTGTGCTTAAAGATTTTTATTTAGAAATCAAGCAGAATGAAAAGGTTGCTCTTTTTGCACCCACAGGAAAAGGTAAATCTACTATTATTAATCTTTTAGCTAGATTTTGGGATGTCAATGGCGGCGAAATCACTATTGGTGATAGAAATATTAAAGAATTCAATGAAGATCAACTTAGAAACTTAATGACTGTCATTAATCAATCTCCTCATATTTTTAATACAACAATTAGAGAAAATCTAAAGATTGCTAAAGTTGATGCTTCTGAAGAGGAACTTCTAGAAGCTTTAGAAAAAGTTAAGCTGAGAAAACATCTTGAATCACTTCCAAAAGGGCTTGATACATGGACTGGTGAGCTTGGTAGGCAACTATCAGGCGGTCAACAAAAGCGTTTAGCTTTAGCTCGTGCATTCTTACAACATAAACCTATACTTATCTTAGATGAACCTACAGAAGGACTAGATAAAGAGACTGAAAGAATAGTTTTTGAAAACCTAATTGAACTTATGCACAATAAAACGGTTATTTTTATAACTCATAATGCTAAGCTTTTAGATAAGTTTGATAGAGTTATTAAATTATAA
- the dctA gene encoding C4-dicarboxylate transporter DctA, translated as MKIFRHLYAQVLLGIFIGVLLGIFTPHFVIALKPFADVFVKLIKLMIAPIIFLTLVSGIAAMNDLKTVGKIGGVALLYFFAMTIVALAIGMLTANLLHPGLGLNINPNSLDASAAKAYMGDVEHASGIQDFFMGIIPDSFAGAFTSGDILQVLFISILFAVGLVMYGEQGKPILDAIQSLSKVFFKIIHVIMYYSPIAACTAIGYTIAMYGTGTLIGLLGLLLCFYITCLIFIVVFLGIILKLYCGINIFSLLGYIKTEILIVLGTSSSESVLPNLMEKLEKLGCDKSVVGLVIPTGYSFNLDGTAIYLSLAAIFIAQALGIELSFSQQVFMLLIMVISSKGAAGVTGSGFIILASTLSALGVVPVAGIVIILGIDRFMSEGRAITNMIGNTIGTIIISKWQKKLDIDRLKQELRT; from the coding sequence ATGAAAATTTTTCGTCACCTATATGCTCAGGTTTTGCTTGGTATATTTATAGGAGTATTACTTGGAATTTTTACACCTCACTTTGTAATAGCATTGAAGCCTTTTGCAGATGTTTTTGTTAAGCTTATTAAGCTTATGATAGCTCCGATTATTTTCCTTACTTTGGTCTCTGGTATCGCAGCAATGAATGATCTAAAAACTGTAGGTAAGATAGGTGGAGTAGCGTTATTATATTTTTTTGCGATGACTATCGTAGCTCTAGCAATAGGAATGCTTACAGCAAATCTACTTCATCCTGGTTTAGGGCTGAATATTAATCCTAATTCCTTGGATGCCAGTGCCGCAAAAGCCTACATGGGAGATGTAGAGCATGCTAGTGGAATTCAAGATTTCTTTATGGGTATTATTCCTGATTCTTTTGCGGGCGCTTTTACTAGTGGAGATATTTTACAGGTACTTTTCATATCGATATTATTTGCTGTTGGTTTAGTAATGTACGGTGAGCAAGGTAAACCAATACTTGATGCTATTCAAAGCTTATCAAAAGTGTTTTTTAAGATAATACATGTTATTATGTATTATTCACCAATAGCTGCATGTACAGCTATTGGCTATACTATCGCAATGTATGGAACTGGTACTCTGATAGGACTTTTAGGCTTATTATTATGTTTTTATATTACCTGTTTGATATTTATAGTAGTTTTTTTAGGAATTATATTAAAGTTATATTGCGGTATAAATATTTTTAGTTTGTTAGGATATATTAAAACTGAAATATTAATTGTTTTAGGAACTTCATCTTCAGAATCAGTTTTACCAAATTTGATGGAAAAACTTGAAAAACTAGGCTGTGATAAATCAGTTGTAGGACTAGTAATACCAACAGGATATTCCTTTAACTTAGATGGTACAGCTATTTATTTATCACTAGCAGCAATATTTATAGCGCAAGCTTTAGGCATAGAGCTTAGTTTTAGTCAGCAAGTTTTTATGCTGTTAATTATGGTAATTAGCTCAAAAGGAGCAGCAGGAGTTACAGGTAGTGGATTTATCATACTTGCTAGTACACTTAGTGCTTTAGGAGTTGTGCCTGTAGCTGGGATTGTGATTATCTTAGGTATAGATAGATTTATGTCAGAAGGGCGAGCAATCACAAATATGATAGGAAACACCATAGGTACAATTATTATATCTAAATGGCAGAAGAAATTAGATATTGATAGATTAAAACAAGAGTTAAGAACTTAG
- a CDS encoding ABC transporter ATP-binding protein translates to MTNDKDNPFIIDVKNLTKVYGDKTVVDNISLQVREGDIYGFLGPNGSGKTTSIRMVCGLLSITKGEGTCLGYDIGTHASIIKQQVGYMTQKFTLYPDLTVRENLKIFARLHSIKNIKEVVEKTIDNLQIGKARANQKAYELSGGWKQRLALGVATIHDPKLLLLDEPTAGVDPKARREFWDYISTLSSRGITTLVSTHYMDEAERCNKLSYIAYGKLLSSGTQKDIIDSCAIKTYNISGKNVYRLVLELKHNNKIEQVSMFGSSVHLSVKKNADLSDIQKNYTQFKWQEIETSLEDAFIYLMKSQQDNFA, encoded by the coding sequence ATGACTAATGATAAAGATAATCCATTTATAATAGATGTTAAGAATTTGACTAAGGTCTATGGCGATAAAACTGTGGTTGATAATATTTCATTGCAGGTAAGAGAAGGTGATATTTATGGCTTCCTAGGACCTAACGGCTCAGGTAAAACTACCTCTATAAGAATGGTGTGTGGTCTACTATCAATCACTAAAGGTGAAGGTACTTGTCTTGGTTATGATATTGGTACACATGCTAGCATTATCAAACAGCAGGTCGGCTATATGACACAGAAATTTACACTTTATCCAGATCTAACAGTTAGAGAGAATCTAAAAATTTTTGCTAGATTACATAGCATTAAAAATATTAAAGAAGTGGTTGAGAAGACTATAGATAATTTGCAGATTGGCAAAGCTAGAGCAAATCAAAAAGCCTATGAACTTTCTGGTGGTTGGAAACAAAGGTTAGCCTTAGGTGTGGCAACAATTCATGATCCTAAATTACTACTTCTAGACGAGCCGACTGCAGGAGTTGATCCAAAAGCGCGTAGAGAGTTTTGGGATTATATTTCGACACTGTCTAGTAGAGGTATAACGACTTTAGTTTCAACTCATTATATGGATGAGGCAGAAAGATGCAATAAATTATCATATATTGCCTATGGTAAATTACTCTCAAGTGGTACTCAAAAAGACATAATTGATAGTTGTGCTATCAAAACATACAATATCTCAGGTAAAAATGTTTATAGACTTGTATTAGAATTAAAGCATAATAATAAAATTGAACAAGTATCGATGTTTGGTAGTAGTGTTCACCTAAGTGTTAAAAAAAATGCTGATCTGTCAGATATACAAAAAAATTATACTCAATTTAAATGGCAAGAGATAGAGACTTCACTAGAGGATGCTTTTATATATCTAATGAAAAGCCAACAGGATAACTTTGCATGA
- a CDS encoding RidA family protein, translated as MEKIKINTTNAPQAIGSYEQAIKVGNFVYTSGQIGLRADGTMSGECIKEQTTQVMQNLKAVLEAAGSSLNKIVKTTIFIKDMAEFKIIDEVYSSFFDGNFPARSCVEVARLPKDVRVEIEAIAITN; from the coding sequence ATGGAAAAAATTAAAATAAATACTACTAATGCTCCACAAGCTATAGGTTCGTATGAGCAAGCTATAAAAGTGGGAAACTTTGTATATACTTCTGGGCAAATAGGTCTTAGAGCTGATGGAACAATGTCTGGAGAGTGCATTAAGGAGCAAACGACTCAAGTTATGCAAAATCTAAAGGCAGTTTTAGAGGCAGCAGGCTCTAGCTTAAATAAAATAGTAAAAACAACTATTTTCATCAAAGATATGGCTGAGTTTAAGATAATTGATGAAGTCTATAGTTCATTTTTTGATGGTAATTTTCCAGCTCGTTCATGTGTTGAAGTTGCTAGATTACCAAAGGATGTGAGAGTTGAAATAGAAGCAATCGCAATTACTAACTAG